A stretch of Elgaria multicarinata webbii isolate HBS135686 ecotype San Diego chromosome 5, rElgMul1.1.pri, whole genome shotgun sequence DNA encodes these proteins:
- the SLITRK1 gene encoding SLIT and NTRK-like protein 1 has translation MPGRNLTGLQLERGILPRSLLCVLQFGDDSLGLKMLLWILLLETSLCFAAGNVTGDVCKEKICSCTEIEGDLHVDCEKKGFSSLQRFSAPTSQFYHLFLHGNSLTRLFPNEFANFYNAVSLHMENNGLHEIVPGAFLGLQLVKRLHINNNKIKSFRKQTFLGLDDLEYLQADFNLLRDIDPGAFRDLNKLEVLILNDNLISILPANVFQYVPITHLDLRGNRLKTLPYEDVLEQIPGIAEILLEDNPWDCTCDLLSLKEWLENIPKNALIGRVICEAPTRLQGKDLNETTEQELCRKNRVDSSLAAPPAEEETCDPGPIPTPFKIHGKEDPATPGSAPHGGTKIPVNWQIKTRPTVAGSTLSVKGKSSTSTPCPATCSCHQIPGGFKVNCNDGNVSSLVDLKPKPSNVHELFLRGNKIHTIRKSHFVDYRKLNLLDLGNNNIATMENNTFKNLLELVWLYMDNNYLDILSREKFNGLQNLEYLNMEFNVIQLIMPGTFNAMPKLRVLILNNNLLRSLPVDVFAGVSLSKLSIHNNYFLYLPVAGVLDQLTSITQIDLHDNPWDCKCPIVPFKQWVEMLRPKVMMSDLRCETPEEFFKEDFETLSNEAICPQLKVLPTLTSTHKNSTGLAETGTHSNSYLETSRVSISVLVPGLLLVFVTSAFTVVGMLVFILRNRKRSKRRDANSSASEINSLQTVCDSSYWHNGPYNTDGAHRVYDCGSHSLSD, from the coding sequence ATGCCTGGAAGGAACTTGACTGGGCTCCAGCTTGAGAGGGGGATTTTGCCTCGCAGTTTACTCTGTGTGCTCCAGTTCGGGGATGACTCGCTCGGTTTAAAAATGCTGCTTTGGATTCTGTTGCTGGAGACGTCTCTTTGTTTCGCCGCCGGGAATGTGACAGGGGACGTTTGCAAAGAGAAGATCTGCTCCTGCACCGAGATCGAAGGCGACTTGCACGTCGACTGCGAGAAAAAGGGCTTCTCCAGCCTGCAACGCTTCTCGGCCCCCACTTCCCAGTTCTACCATTTGTTCCTGCACGGCAATTCCCTcacccgccttttccccaatgaGTTCGCTAACTTTTACAATGCAGTCAGCTTGCACATGGAAAACAACGGCTTGCACGAAATCGTGCCGGGGGCTTTCCTGGGGCTGCAGCTGGTGAAGCGGCtgcacatcaacaacaacaagatcAAGTCGTTTCGCAAGCAGACCTTCCTGGGCTTGGACGATCTGGAATACCTCCAGGCTGATTTTAATTTATTGAGGGATATTGACCCGGGGGCGTTCAGGGACTTAAACAAACTGGAGGTGCTGATTCTCAACGACAACCTCATCAGCATCTTGCCTGCCAACGTGTTCCAGTATGTGCCCATCACCCACCTGGACCTGCGGGGCAACCGCCTGAAAACCTTGCCTTACGAAGACGTTTTGGAGCAGATCCCGGGCATTGCTGAGATTTTGCTGGAGGATAACCCATGGGACTGCACCTGCGATCTGCTCTCCTTGAAAGAGTGGCTGGAGAACATCCCCAAGAACGCGTTGATCGGTCGGGTGATTTGTGAAGCCCCCACTAGGTTACAGGGCAAGGATTTAAATGAGACCACTGAGCAAGAGCTGTGCAGAAAAAACCGAGTGGATTCCAGCCTAGCTGCTCCACCTGCAGAAGAGGAGACCTGTGACCCTGGCCCCATTCCGACCCCTTTTAAGATCCATGGCAAGGAAGATCCTGCCACACCTGGCTCTGCTCCTCACGGGGGTACAAAGATCCCTGTCAACTGGCAAATCAAGACCAGACCTACAGTGGCTGGCTCTACCCTCAGCGTGAAAGGCAAGTCCTCAACCAGCACACCTTGTCCTGCCACCTGCTCTTGCCACCAGATCCCTGGAGGATTCAAGGTGAATTGCAATGATGGCAACGTCAGCAGCCTGGTGGATCTGAAACCCAAGCCATCCAATGTGCATGAGCTGTTCTTGAGAGGGAACAAGATCCACACCATTCGAAAATCGCATTTTGTGGATTACCGGAAGCTCAATCTGTTGGATTTGGGGAACAACAACATTGCCACAATGGAGAACAACACCTTCAAGAACCTTTTGGAACTGGTGTGGCTCTACATGGACAATAACTATTTGGACATTCTGTCTCGGGAGAAGTTCAATGGCTTGCAAAACCTTGAGTACTTAAACATGGAATTTAATGTTATCCAGCTCATCATGCCAGGGACATTTAATGCCATGCCTAAATTGAGGGTCCTCATCTTGAATAATAACCTTCTGAGATCCCTCCCTGTTGATGTCTTTGCAGGGGTCTCTCTCTCCAAACTCAGCATCCACAACAACTATTTTCTGTACCTGCCAGTGGCAGGTGTGCTAGACCAGCTCACATCCATCACTCAAATAGATCTGCATGACAACCCATGGGACTGTAAGTGTCCCATTGTCCCTTTCAAACAGTGGGTGGAGATGCTGCGGCCCAAGGTGATGATGAGTGACCTGAGATGTGAGACTCCAGAAGAATTCTTCAAGGAGGACTTTGAAACCCTCTCCAATGAGGCCATTTGCCCTCAACTCAAAGTCTTGCCCACTTTGACTTCCACCCATAAGAATAGCACTGGGTTGGCCGAGACTGGGACTCACTCCAACTCCTACCTGGAGACCAGCAGGGTCTCCATCTCAGTGCTGGTGCCTGGCCTTTTGTTGGTCTTTGTCACGTCTGCCTTCACCGTGGTTGGCATGCTGGTCTTCATCTTGAGGAACCGAAAGCGCTCCAAGAGGAGGGATGCCAACTCCTCTGCCTCTGAAATCAATTCCTTACAGACAGTCTGCGACTCCTCCTACTGGCACAATGGACCCTACAATACAGATGGAGCCCATAGAGTGTATGACTGTGGCTCTCACTCCCTATCGGACTAA